A single Candidatus Deferrimicrobiaceae bacterium DNA region contains:
- a CDS encoding OFA family MFS transporter, with protein sequence MEQTIKNRGWQVTMAGLGINLALGVLYAWSIFKGAIKASIEKGGPGAFTWDHASINDPYAVCCLTFAFAMILAGKCQDKIGPARTALIGGILVGAGFSLMAFSPAYAAWVVGFGVLAGAGFGFGYSAATPPALKWFPASKTGLIAGLVVAGFGVAPVYIAPLSSYLIGAYGVQQAMLFLAAAFAVIACGLSFLLVNPPAGYVPVETAKVDPAKVAAKKSGNDATVGEMLRDPRFYLLWIAYFIGAGAGLMVIGSVAGLAKKSLGSMAFIAVAIMAIGNAGGRVTAGILSDKIGRKATLILMLCFQAVMMFGALTVINTGSAALLVLLATFIGFNYGSNLALFPTFSKDYWGFKNYGMNYGALFTAWGVGGFVMGKVSETLNAQPGGMSKSFMLAGVLLLAGAALTTTLKTGAEKSEAKKTAAFPVATPSFLGEFSRGLGVLLGFVEAPAWNANRIR encoded by the coding sequence ATGGAACAGACGATCAAGAATAGAGGGTGGCAGGTCACGATGGCCGGCCTGGGGATCAACCTGGCGCTGGGCGTCCTCTATGCCTGGAGCATCTTCAAGGGCGCGATCAAGGCGTCGATCGAAAAGGGCGGCCCGGGGGCGTTTACCTGGGATCACGCGTCGATCAACGATCCGTACGCCGTTTGCTGCCTCACTTTCGCCTTTGCGATGATCCTGGCCGGCAAGTGCCAGGACAAGATCGGGCCGGCCCGCACCGCGCTGATCGGCGGCATCCTGGTGGGCGCCGGCTTCAGCCTGATGGCGTTCTCGCCCGCCTACGCGGCGTGGGTCGTCGGCTTTGGCGTGCTCGCCGGCGCCGGTTTCGGCTTCGGCTACTCGGCTGCGACGCCGCCCGCGCTCAAGTGGTTCCCCGCCTCCAAGACCGGCCTGATCGCCGGGCTCGTCGTCGCCGGCTTCGGCGTTGCCCCCGTCTACATCGCTCCGCTGTCCAGCTACCTGATCGGCGCCTACGGCGTTCAGCAGGCGATGCTGTTCCTGGCGGCGGCCTTCGCCGTGATCGCGTGCGGCCTGTCCTTCCTGCTCGTCAACCCGCCCGCGGGCTACGTCCCCGTCGAGACCGCGAAGGTCGACCCGGCGAAAGTTGCGGCCAAGAAGTCGGGCAACGACGCGACGGTCGGCGAGATGCTCCGCGACCCACGCTTCTACCTTTTGTGGATCGCCTACTTCATAGGAGCGGGCGCCGGCCTCATGGTCATCGGAAGCGTTGCCGGCCTGGCGAAGAAGAGCCTCGGCTCCATGGCCTTCATCGCGGTCGCGATCATGGCGATCGGCAACGCGGGCGGCCGCGTGACTGCGGGCATCCTTTCCGACAAGATCGGCCGAAAGGCGACGCTCATCCTGATGCTCTGCTTCCAGGCCGTCATGATGTTCGGGGCGCTCACCGTCATCAACACCGGCAGCGCGGCGCTGCTCGTCCTGCTCGCCACCTTCATCGGCTTCAACTACGGTTCGAATCTGGCCCTGTTCCCGACCTTCAGCAAGGACTATTGGGGATTCAAGAACTACGGCATGAACTACGGTGCGCTTTTCACGGCCTGGGGCGTCGGGGGTTTCGTCATGGGCAAGGTGTCCGAGACGCTCAACGCCCAGCCGGGCGGCATGAGCAAGTCGTTCATGCTGGCTGGCGTCCTGCTGCTGGCAGGCGCCGCGCTGACGACGACGCTCAAGACCGGCGCCGAAAAGTCGGAGGCCAAAAAGACAGCGGCTTTCCCCGTTGCGACGCCTTCTTTCCTGGGTGAATTCTCGCGCGGCCTCGGAGTCCTGCTCGGCTTCGTCGAGGCGCCGGCATGGAACGCGAACCGGATTCGTTAA
- a CDS encoding beta-ketoacyl-ACP synthase III, with protein sequence MGSKIVGVGMYAPPQIVTNKDFEKMVQTSDEWIRERTGMVERHKAAPGTPTSDLAAEAARRAMANAGLSPDDIDIIIVATLTPDMLFPSTSCYVQSKIKAKNAFAFDIMAACSGFIFALSMADAMIRAGRGKNALVIGAEIMSSILDYTDRNSCILFGDGAGAAVLSDCPEGEGILSTHTHSDGDLWTLLNGPGGGTVGAGTDHGHDAPRRVINMAGNDVYKHAVTRMAEVSEEALKANGVGIEDVALFIPHQANLRIIKSVGKRIHIPSERVFVNLAKYGNTSAASIPMALAEAYEQKRYKPGDLVLMSAFGGGLTWGSALVRM encoded by the coding sequence ATGGGCAGCAAGATCGTTGGCGTCGGGATGTATGCGCCGCCTCAAATCGTGACCAACAAAGATTTCGAGAAAATGGTCCAGACTTCTGACGAGTGGATTCGCGAACGCACCGGGATGGTCGAACGCCACAAGGCCGCTCCCGGCACTCCGACCTCGGACCTTGCCGCCGAGGCTGCCCGCCGGGCGATGGCCAACGCCGGCCTGAGTCCCGACGATATCGACATCATTATCGTCGCCACCCTGACGCCCGACATGCTGTTCCCGTCCACCTCGTGCTACGTCCAGAGCAAGATCAAGGCGAAGAACGCCTTCGCCTTCGATATTATGGCTGCCTGCTCCGGTTTCATCTTCGCCCTCTCGATGGCCGACGCGATGATCCGTGCCGGGCGCGGGAAGAACGCACTGGTCATCGGCGCCGAGATCATGTCCTCTATCCTCGACTACACCGACCGGAACTCCTGCATCCTCTTCGGCGACGGCGCCGGCGCTGCGGTTCTATCGGATTGTCCCGAAGGTGAGGGGATCCTGAGCACGCACACCCATTCCGACGGCGACCTGTGGACGCTCCTGAACGGCCCCGGCGGAGGCACCGTCGGAGCCGGGACCGACCACGGCCACGATGCCCCAAGGCGCGTCATCAACATGGCCGGGAACGACGTCTACAAGCACGCCGTTACCCGGATGGCCGAGGTGTCGGAAGAGGCGCTCAAAGCAAACGGCGTCGGCATCGAAGACGTTGCGCTCTTCATCCCGCACCAGGCCAACCTCCGGATCATCAAGTCGGTCGGCAAGCGAATCCATATCCCTTCCGAGCGCGTGTTCGTTAACCTGGCGAAATATGGCAATACATCGGCGGCGTCCATCCCGATGGCGCTGGCAGAGGCTTATGAGCAGAAGCGATACAAGCCGGGGGATCTCGTCCTGATGTCCGCGTTCGGAGGCGGACTGACCTGGGGCTCCGCCCTGGTCCGGATGTAG
- the rpmF gene encoding 50S ribosomal protein L32 → MPNPKRRGSKTRRDKRRTHKKLSNPAINVCPQCKQIKRPHMICQNCGTYNGREVIAKD, encoded by the coding sequence ATGCCTAATCCGAAAAGACGCGGTTCAAAGACTCGGCGCGACAAGCGGCGCACGCACAAGAAGCTTTCCAATCCCGCAATCAACGTCTGCCCGCAGTGCAAGCAGATCAAGCGGCCCCACATGATCTGCCAGAACTGCGGAACGTATAATGGCCGAGAAGTCATCGCCAAGGACTGA
- the gltX gene encoding glutamate--tRNA ligase → MSDVVTRFAPSPTGYLHIGGARTALFNWLHARETGGTFVLRIEDTDQERSTPESVQAIFDGMNWLGMNWDKGPFYQTQRMDLYKKEAERLLAQGKAYRCICTPEELDQRREAARARGEKPRYDGRCRNLSPAESEGKKSVIRFKLPEGGQTIVHDFILGDVSFDNAELDDMILVRTDGFPTYNFVVVVDDASMGVTLVLRGNDHLNNTPKQILLYEALGYSMPRFGHVPMILGKDGTKLSKRHGAMSVMAYQEMGYLPEAMVNYLVRLGWSHGDQEIFSVEELKQVFSLDHIGKSAGKFDPDKLLHLNAHYIKSGDPARIAALLVPFLAKVGISTEASPRLEAIVKTLQERAKTLVEMAESAVFFFREKEIDPAAARKVLTPEALALLDEVVAALSGSASFSHEALEAAVAPLVVKADGKLGKIAQPIRVALTGGTVSPGVFEIMEVLGKEEVIRRLSSARSRIPA, encoded by the coding sequence ATGTCCGACGTCGTCACCCGATTCGCTCCGAGTCCCACCGGTTACCTGCACATCGGCGGCGCGAGAACCGCCCTTTTCAACTGGCTCCACGCCCGGGAGACCGGCGGCACTTTCGTTCTCCGCATCGAGGATACCGACCAGGAGCGTTCCACTCCCGAATCCGTCCAGGCAATCTTCGACGGGATGAACTGGCTCGGGATGAATTGGGACAAGGGGCCTTTTTATCAGACGCAGCGGATGGACCTCTATAAGAAGGAAGCGGAACGTCTCCTCGCGCAGGGAAAGGCCTATCGGTGCATCTGCACCCCCGAGGAGCTCGACCAGCGTCGCGAAGCCGCGCGCGCCCGTGGCGAGAAGCCGCGATACGACGGACGCTGCCGCAATCTCTCTCCCGCCGAGTCCGAGGGGAAGAAATCGGTCATCCGGTTCAAGCTTCCCGAAGGCGGGCAGACGATCGTCCACGACTTCATTTTGGGGGACGTGTCGTTCGACAACGCCGAACTCGACGACATGATCCTCGTCCGGACCGACGGCTTCCCCACCTACAACTTCGTCGTGGTCGTCGACGATGCTTCCATGGGCGTGACGCTCGTCCTGCGCGGGAACGACCACCTCAACAATACTCCCAAGCAGATCCTCCTTTATGAGGCGCTCGGGTATTCGATGCCCCGCTTCGGCCACGTCCCGATGATCCTTGGCAAGGACGGCACCAAGCTGTCCAAGCGGCACGGGGCGATGTCGGTCATGGCCTACCAGGAGATGGGCTATCTGCCCGAGGCAATGGTCAACTACCTTGTCCGCCTCGGATGGTCGCATGGCGACCAGGAGATCTTCTCCGTCGAGGAGCTGAAGCAGGTATTCTCGCTCGACCACATCGGCAAGTCGGCCGGCAAGTTCGACCCCGACAAGCTGCTCCACTTGAACGCCCACTACATCAAGAGCGGCGACCCGGCACGGATCGCGGCGCTCCTGGTCCCCTTCCTCGCGAAGGTCGGCATCTCGACCGAGGCGTCCCCCCGGCTCGAAGCCATCGTCAAGACGCTCCAGGAACGGGCGAAGACACTGGTCGAGATGGCGGAATCGGCGGTCTTCTTTTTCCGTGAAAAGGAAATCGACCCCGCCGCAGCCAGGAAAGTCCTTACCCCCGAGGCGCTCGCCCTGCTCGATGAAGTGGTCGCCGCGCTCTCCGGGTCGGCGTCCTTTTCCCACGAGGCGCTGGAAGCGGCGGTCGCCCCCCTTGTCGTCAAGGCCGACGGCAAGCTCGGGAAAATCGCGCAGCCGATCCGGGTCGCACTTACGGGCGGCACCGTCTCCCCCGGCGTATTCGAGATCATGGAAGTACTGGGAAAAGAAGAGGTGATCCGGAGACTTTCGAGCGCGCGGAGCCGGATTCCCGCTTGA
- the plsX gene encoding phosphate acyltransferase PlsX, with protein MAEKSSPRTDPTASPAAFKMKIAVDAMGGDHAPREVVSGALMAARELNVPIVLVGQETRIREELARAGGGHPLVSVVHASEIVEMDESPAIAMRKKKDSSMRVGLNLVSSGEVSSFVSAGNSGAVMAGALYILKKVEGIDRPAISATIPTPSGPIVLIDAGANVDCKPAHLEQFAFMGDAYARKILGIASPRIGVVSIGEEEGKGTDLTRETGEKLRNSRLNFVGNVEGRDFFAGKADVFVCDGFVGNVVLKTMEGMASALGQFLKAEIRKSYPAMLGALLAGGAIKKLKKKLDYTEYGGAPLLGVRGGVVICHGSSDAKAIKNGIRMAASLSRGGVDVEIARSIASHGCQADEGISARN; from the coding sequence ATGGCCGAGAAGTCATCGCCAAGGACTGACCCGACAGCGTCTCCTGCCGCTTTCAAGATGAAAATCGCTGTCGACGCTATGGGGGGCGACCACGCTCCGCGGGAAGTCGTGTCAGGCGCACTTATGGCCGCCCGCGAGTTGAACGTCCCGATCGTTCTTGTCGGCCAGGAGACCCGGATCAGGGAGGAGCTGGCGCGCGCGGGAGGCGGTCATCCCCTCGTCTCGGTGGTCCACGCTTCCGAAATCGTCGAGATGGACGAGTCGCCGGCGATCGCCATGCGCAAGAAGAAGGATTCCTCCATGCGGGTCGGCCTCAACCTGGTGTCTTCCGGGGAGGTCTCCTCCTTCGTCAGCGCCGGCAATTCGGGTGCAGTCATGGCGGGAGCCCTGTATATCCTCAAGAAGGTCGAGGGCATCGATCGTCCCGCCATCAGCGCCACCATCCCGACCCCTTCCGGCCCCATCGTGCTCATCGACGCGGGGGCAAATGTCGATTGCAAACCCGCCCACCTGGAGCAGTTCGCGTTCATGGGCGACGCCTATGCCCGGAAGATCCTCGGCATTGCATCACCGCGTATCGGCGTGGTCAGCATCGGCGAAGAGGAAGGCAAGGGCACCGACCTGACGCGGGAGACCGGCGAGAAGCTTCGCAACAGCCGCCTCAATTTCGTGGGCAATGTCGAAGGGCGCGATTTCTTCGCAGGCAAAGCCGACGTGTTCGTCTGTGACGGCTTCGTCGGGAACGTCGTGCTCAAGACGATGGAGGGGATGGCCTCCGCACTCGGGCAGTTCCTCAAGGCCGAGATCCGGAAATCTTACCCCGCCATGCTGGGCGCGCTGCTTGCCGGCGGGGCGATCAAAAAACTCAAGAAAAAACTCGACTACACGGAATACGGCGGAGCGCCTTTGCTCGGCGTTCGCGGGGGGGTGGTGATCTGCCACGGTTCCTCCGACGCAAAGGCGATCAAGAACGGAATCCGCATGGCGGCCTCGCTCAGCCGCGGTGGAGTCGATGTCGAGATCGCGCGTTCGATCGCCTCGCACGGCTGTCAGGCCGACGAGGGGATATCCGCCCGAAACTGA
- a CDS encoding DUF177 domain-containing protein has protein sequence MHIRIAEIPGDGLDVVASRGSAWVPNVLEGIDPYPLESCKLVSVELYLRVEGKDVFVEGAYRAKGEGQCDICSEPVSVLLEDRFHAFLVPPDEEPAGNSHVELHEGDLELNYHNGVSIDPEDILREHVALGIPSRIVCKEDCKGLCPRCGGNRNRGECTCPSAERRNVFSVLESLKTKKE, from the coding sequence GTGCATATTCGAATTGCCGAAATTCCCGGGGACGGGCTCGACGTGGTCGCCTCCAGGGGGAGCGCGTGGGTCCCGAATGTTCTTGAAGGGATCGATCCTTACCCGTTAGAGTCTTGCAAGCTGGTTTCCGTCGAATTGTATCTTCGGGTCGAAGGCAAGGATGTCTTCGTCGAGGGGGCATACCGGGCCAAGGGGGAAGGGCAGTGCGACATCTGCTCGGAGCCGGTCTCCGTTCTTCTGGAAGATCGCTTCCATGCCTTCCTGGTGCCGCCCGACGAGGAGCCGGCGGGCAACTCGCATGTCGAGCTTCACGAGGGCGACCTCGAACTGAATTATCATAACGGGGTCTCGATCGACCCGGAAGATATCCTGCGGGAGCATGTAGCGCTGGGAATCCCGTCCAGGATCGTCTGCAAGGAAGACTGCAAGGGGCTTTGCCCCCGATGCGGCGGTAACCGAAATCGCGGCGAGTGCACGTGTCCTTCCGCCGAACGAAGAAACGTGTTCTCCGTGCTGGAATCCCTGAAAACGAAAAAGGAGTAG
- a CDS encoding tetratricopeptide repeat protein, translating to MVDVSLFGAAPLSAGGHHIVNVAFHAANAALLFIFLYSSTGAAVSSVLVAVFFALHPMHVESVAWVSERKDVLSGLFAMLTLLAYVWYARTRKAGRYILVVLAFVAGLLSKATLVTIPFVLLLLDIWPLGGVMAPLLVAETGSPPTTLTAFSRVRWRWAIIEKLPLLALSIILSVVTIAAQRAGGAVSELGDIPVSLRLSNAVVSYVAYIGKAVWPTHLAALYVLPLSIPAWKVAGSAMILIALTVAIIMVGRSRPYLPVGWFWFLGMMVPMVGIVQVGRQAMADRYAYLPFIGLYIAFSFLFCDLFLKCRRRSVRIAMGILIAGVVVALGLAARAQLAHWKNSRALFERLIESDPGDGWYNLGNLDLLDGNRGGAEKSFLMAIRTNPRHARARTALAVERIKDGHITEAIPLLEESIRLEPDYVKSWYNLGAAYGRLGNEAASLRIYEQVLAWRPDDTNAMLAAGSLRIRKGDIDSGLSILERAATLAPEDRELLIALRDEAIRAGREAVARKAEDQLQRMGPR from the coding sequence ATGGTCGATGTTTCACTCTTCGGCGCGGCGCCATTGTCCGCCGGTGGGCATCACATCGTGAACGTCGCGTTTCATGCCGCAAATGCCGCGCTCCTCTTCATTTTCCTGTATTCATCAACAGGCGCCGCCGTGTCCTCCGTGCTCGTTGCCGTCTTTTTTGCCCTCCACCCGATGCATGTGGAATCGGTTGCCTGGGTTTCCGAAAGAAAAGACGTCCTGTCAGGTTTGTTCGCCATGCTCACGCTGCTTGCCTATGTCTGGTATGCACGAACTCGAAAAGCCGGCCGGTATATTCTCGTCGTACTTGCATTCGTCGCAGGTCTATTGTCGAAGGCGACGCTCGTCACGATCCCGTTCGTATTGCTCCTGCTCGATATCTGGCCATTGGGGGGCGTCATGGCGCCCTTGCTTGTAGCGGAGACAGGGAGCCCTCCTACGACCTTGACGGCATTTTCTCGGGTGCGATGGCGATGGGCCATCATCGAGAAACTGCCGCTCCTGGCGCTCTCCATCATCCTCTCGGTCGTCACGATTGCGGCCCAAAGAGCCGGAGGGGCGGTGAGCGAGCTCGGGGACATTCCCGTTTCCCTTCGGCTGTCGAACGCCGTCGTCTCCTACGTGGCGTATATCGGAAAGGCAGTCTGGCCGACGCATCTTGCCGCGCTTTATGTGTTGCCCCTGTCGATTCCGGCATGGAAGGTCGCGGGCAGCGCGATGATCCTCATCGCCCTGACGGTTGCCATCATCATGGTCGGCCGGAGCCGACCTTATCTCCCCGTCGGATGGTTCTGGTTTCTGGGGATGATGGTTCCGATGGTCGGCATCGTGCAAGTCGGCCGACAGGCGATGGCGGACCGTTATGCCTACTTGCCATTCATCGGGCTTTATATCGCATTCTCTTTTCTTTTCTGCGATCTCTTCCTTAAATGTCGACGTCGCTCCGTAAGGATCGCCATGGGGATCCTGATCGCCGGCGTCGTCGTTGCGCTCGGGCTCGCTGCACGGGCGCAACTGGCCCACTGGAAAAATTCCAGAGCGCTCTTTGAACGTCTCATCGAAAGCGATCCGGGGGACGGGTGGTACAACCTGGGGAACCTGGATCTCCTGGACGGAAATCGTGGGGGGGCAGAGAAATCGTTCCTGATGGCGATCAGGACAAATCCGCGTCACGCGCGTGCCCGGACGGCGCTTGCCGTGGAACGGATCAAGGATGGTCACATCACCGAAGCGATCCCTCTGCTGGAGGAATCGATTCGCCTGGAACCGGACTACGTCAAGAGTTGGTACAACCTGGGGGCGGCATACGGACGACTCGGCAACGAAGCGGCCTCGCTTCGTATTTACGAGCAGGTGCTTGCATGGAGGCCCGACGACACGAACGCCATGCTGGCAGCGGGATCGCTCCGTATTCGGAAAGGCGATATCGATTCAGGGCTTTCGATCCTTGAGCGTGCGGCGACCCTTGCACCGGAGGATCGCGAGTTGCTGATTGCGTTACGGGACGAGGCAATTCGTGCCGGCCGCGAGGCGGTCGCGCGGAAAGCCGAAGATCAGCTCCAAAGAATGGGCCCGCGCTGA
- the amrB gene encoding AmmeMemoRadiSam system protein B, producing the protein MMIRNPAVAGQFYPASERELDLAVESLTADLPGKVPAKAVVVPHAGYLYSGKVAGALFSAIEIPDRIVVMCPNHTGVGHQAALWGSGEWRMPWGNVPVDEEFSSRLLKAAPILVDDPSAHGGEHALEVVLPFAHRFRKTFRLVPIVLGHLSLAQCRQLGEAIADTVSASESPTLIVASSDMSHYVPDEVARRNDRLAIDRMLSLDPKGLHETVLTHRISMCGVLPATTALFAALSLGATEARLVKYATSGDATGDYRQVVGYAGLLFR; encoded by the coding sequence ATGATGATCCGCAATCCTGCCGTCGCCGGACAGTTTTACCCGGCGAGCGAACGCGAGCTCGACCTTGCCGTGGAATCGCTCACCGCCGACCTTCCGGGCAAAGTGCCCGCGAAGGCGGTCGTCGTCCCGCATGCCGGCTACCTGTATTCGGGCAAAGTCGCCGGCGCCCTGTTTTCCGCGATCGAAATCCCCGACCGGATCGTCGTGATGTGCCCAAACCATACCGGCGTCGGCCACCAGGCTGCCCTCTGGGGTTCCGGCGAATGGCGCATGCCCTGGGGAAACGTCCCCGTCGATGAAGAATTTTCGAGCCGCCTCCTGAAAGCCGCTCCGATCCTGGTCGACGATCCCTCCGCTCACGGGGGGGAACATGCCCTCGAGGTCGTCCTCCCCTTCGCCCACAGATTCCGGAAGACGTTCCGTTTGGTCCCGATCGTTCTCGGTCACCTTTCCCTGGCCCAATGCCGGCAGCTCGGCGAGGCGATCGCCGACACCGTTTCCGCGTCGGAATCACCGACGCTGATCGTGGCCAGCTCCGACATGTCCCACTACGTCCCCGACGAAGTCGCCCGCAGGAACGACCGCCTCGCGATCGACCGGATGCTGTCGCTCGACCCGAAAGGACTCCACGAGACCGTCCTGACCCACCGGATCTCGATGTGCGGGGTGCTCCCCGCCACGACGGCGCTGTTCGCCGCGCTTTCCCTTGGCGCAACCGAAGCCCGTCTGGTAAAATACGCGACCTCCGGCGATGCCACCGGCGACTATCGTCAGGTCGTCGGCTATGCGGGCCTTCTGTTCCGCTGA
- the fabD gene encoding ACP S-malonyltransferase encodes MGIGLIFPGQASQFSGMGKELYDDSPVARAVFEEASEALSMDLAALCFTGTEEALRMTENTQPAIFTVSVAAFRVLDAELSLSPVCVAGHSLGEYSALVAAGVFSLRDAVRVLRSRGRYMQEAVPVGEGAMAAIMGLSAEAVEAVCASVAGQGIVSPANFNGGDQVVISGSADAVKAACEAGKAAGAKRALPLPVSAPFHCALMKPAADRLAPELSAMPQGTFRFPVVANVTGECYSDGIPAWEFLARQIASPVRWEASVRAMRALGASAFIEVGPGKVLSGLVKRIEREAVTAAFSKPSDMEGVRTALSA; translated from the coding sequence ATGGGAATCGGACTGATATTTCCAGGCCAGGCGTCCCAGTTCAGCGGTATGGGGAAGGAACTTTACGACGATAGCCCCGTCGCCCGCGCTGTGTTCGAGGAGGCTTCCGAAGCGCTTTCGATGGACCTTGCGGCGCTGTGCTTTACCGGGACCGAAGAGGCGCTTCGAATGACCGAAAACACCCAGCCGGCGATCTTCACCGTGAGCGTTGCCGCGTTCCGCGTACTCGATGCCGAGCTGTCGCTCTCGCCCGTGTGCGTTGCGGGCCATTCCCTCGGCGAATACTCGGCACTCGTGGCCGCGGGCGTCTTCTCCCTTCGCGATGCGGTCCGGGTGCTTCGTTCGCGCGGCCGGTACATGCAGGAGGCGGTCCCCGTCGGGGAGGGCGCGATGGCGGCCATCATGGGGCTGTCCGCCGAAGCCGTCGAGGCGGTCTGCGCATCGGTGGCCGGCCAAGGCATCGTCTCCCCCGCCAACTTCAACGGAGGGGACCAGGTCGTCATCTCGGGAAGCGCCGATGCCGTCAAAGCGGCGTGCGAAGCGGGCAAGGCCGCGGGCGCCAAGCGGGCGCTTCCGCTGCCGGTGAGCGCGCCTTTCCACTGTGCGCTCATGAAACCGGCCGCCGACCGTCTCGCGCCCGAGCTTTCAGCCATGCCGCAAGGGACTTTCCGGTTTCCGGTGGTAGCGAACGTCACGGGGGAATGCTATTCTGACGGTATCCCCGCTTGGGAATTTCTGGCTCGGCAGATTGCCTCTCCGGTCCGATGGGAAGCCTCCGTTCGCGCGATGCGCGCCTTGGGCGCTTCCGCATTCATCGAAGTAGGCCCGGGGAAGGTCCTTTCCGGACTCGTGAAGCGGATCGAGCGCGAAGCCGTCACCGCGGCATTCAGCAAGCCCTCCGACATGGAAGGCGTTCGCACCGCACTGTCCGCCTGA